The genomic region CTATGAGATACATAACAATATTAGGATTGTAACTCACAGCCAGATGAAGAGCAGTATATCCTTGAGCATTACGGTAATTAATACGAACATCTTGTGACATTAATAAACGGGCGACTCGGGCCGAATCATATCTGACAGCTAAATGAAGATCTGTCCACCCTTCTTTATTCTGACCCTGATCAATTTTTGCCCCTCTGCGGATTAGCTTCTGTATCGTTTCCTCTTCGTCATAGCGAAGAGCTAAACGTAAGGGGCTCCAGCCCTGTTCATTATCAACATTTACCGAAGAACCAGCATCTATAAGATAAGAAGCAATATCCTTTTTACCATAGCGAAGAGCCATCATTAAAGGAGTATAACCGTCAGGGGAGGTATCTTCCAGTGAAGCTTCTTGACTAACAAGTTTTCGAACGACCTCAAGAGAGGAATAACGGCTTGCTAATATAAGCGCTGAAGAATCAGCTGAAGAAGGAGTTTTACTAGAGTAGCCCTTCTCTATCATATCCAAAACAAGTTCAGGCGTACCATAACGAATAGCTAACATAACAGGAGTCCATTGGGGATCCGAGCCATTATCTACAGTTGTTGCACTTTCAAGGATTTGTTTAATTTGCTCCTCATTGCCATAACGAATACTCGTCATCAAGGGAGTCCAGCCATTAGGTTGTTCTTGATCAACATCTAGTCCCAAGCTTATATAGTAATTGGGAACATCAGGATAATCGCCATTGAGAAGACTTAATGTTAAAGCCCCGGCTCCTGATTGTTTGATTTGTGTGTGAGGATCTGCACCAGCCTCTACAAGAGCTTTGTTTATATCCATAGAACCATATCTGGCAGCCAATAGTAAGGGAGTCCAACCTTTACTATCAGGAGCATTTATGTCATCCATAAGGGGGATAAGCTTAAGAGAAACTTTCTCCTTATCTTGACGTAATGCGGCATGAAGCACAGTCCATCCCCCTGTAGTCAGACCGTTTACACTACTCCCCTTTTCCAATAGATCAAGGACGATTGCTTCTGAACTATGATCAATAGCCGCCATAAGGAGACTGTAACTAACGCCAGGAGAAAGATTAACCGGAGCCCCCCTATCTATCATCTGAGTAGCCATCGTATTCTGTCCTTTGTAGAGAGAATAAAACAAAGCAGAACGCCCTTCTTTATCCACTTCATCTAAAGACACATTATAATCCAGTAAAACCTGAGCCATTTCCCACTGCTCCTCTTTAATAGCCAAAACAAGAGGAGTAGAAAAATCATCGTCCCGTGCTTCCATATCTACACGACGATTGATAAACTCGTCAAAGACCTGCTTATTACCAGAGCGGATGGAATCAAATATTGTCAATCCTTCGATCAAGGCCAGACCTTTGCTATTCAACTCCAAAGGAAGCTCTCTATCCTTTAGCTTAAATCCCAATTCAAGTTTCGTTAATTGGGTAGCCATGTATTTCTTATTCTTATTACCCTGTTGGGACAAATAGTATTCCCAGACAGCACTAGGTTCATCCTGTTCCTCAACAACAGGCCTTGTACCATGAATAAAGGTATTCCCCTTGGATAAATAGGGATCCTTATTGTAAGGATATTGTTCCTCTGTTAACTTCTGCCACAATTCAATTTGGTCCTTATCCAGAGCTCCAATAGGAGGATAGACTTTCTCTAATCCAAAGTAATTAGCACTCGTTTCATTTTCATAGAAAAATAATCTTGAATAATCCCAGCGAACCTTAGATCCTATGGGGTAAAAACCAGTTACAGCGAACAATTTGGAATCATCACTGATGGGAACCAAATCTTCATCATAGGACATAGCAACTTCATCCGACTCAAAAAGAAATTCCCCTTTAGCATCATATTCAAATCTGGTCTGGACAAATAAATCAGACAAATTCTCTTTATGATCCAAATAATACTTCCACTGATCATAGGTTGCATTAAAAGATAAATAGATGTAGTTGATCATTGTTTTTATGTCTAACTGAATAGAATAAGAGGCATTCGTTGGTACCAATATGGTCAAACCGATCATTCCCGAAGGAGTAGGCAAGGCGGTGATTATACTTTGATAATCCGCAAAAGGAAGATCATTAATAACCATTAACCACCGTCTGTCCCACTGATCAGTAATCCACTCAGTCTTACTGGGTTTACCAAAGCTAGTGATTCTAATCTCAGAAGAACCTATATTACGTGTTATCTTGTCACCTTCCAGATAAAGGTCAATAAGCCGTTCAGGATCATCAAAGTACTCCCAACTATGATCATTGCGAGGAAGCTCTATCTGCCAATAAGTATCCTTAGCCAAGGAGCCTGCCTTCATATATCCCCCCTGGGATAACTCAAAGGTTTCTATGTCGCTAGGAGCGGCTAAACCCCATGTAGAATCATCCTTCTCATGAATTAGGCAAGGAAACATAGAAGCATAGGTTTTACGCAACATATCTTTGGAACCAGAATCATTCGGGAATAATTCCTTCTTGTATTCTTCCAGTAGAGCATCAAGACTCTCTTTTAAGGAACTGTCATAATAGACGGGTAATTCCTTCTGCAGATTCTGATAGCTTTGAGGCAAGTCAAAATCATACTCGAATATATTGTGATATTTATGATTAATATTAGGTAAAACATAGCGCCAATTTAGATGAAGAGTTCCTTTACCGGCTTTTAGCTCACCCACATCAGAGATAGACAAACCATAATTTAAGTTCTCATTTTCGTTTTTGGCCCGGACAATACCAATAACCTTCCCTTCACTATTGAGAAGGGGGCCACCACTATTGCCTGGAGAAGCAGGAGCAGAAAAGCGTAGCCATTTCCATGCCCCTTTTTCAGCTTCAGGAGTCAAAGAGGTAAGCAGGCCATTACGGATAATAACCCCTTCTCCATAGGCGTTACCTACAGCATATACCCCTTGATTAAGTTCTAAATCATCAGAAATATCGAGATAGACTTCATTATTCATATTCTTAGTTGTGAATAAAATGAAATCTTTATTGTTATCATATTTAAGCACCTGATCAACAGGATAAGTGGTGCCATCAGAATCACGAAGAGAGAACTCCCCCTGTTGAGTATGCTGTTCTAAAGTAAAGACATGGGCTGCGGATAAAAATAAATTAGGCCCCACGGCAAAGGCTGTTCCAATAGATTGGTAAGGATCATTGCGAACCTGATAGGGGACCTGATCCCATGGCAGTTCTTTTTCATATTCCAAAGGATCGTCAGGAGCGTCAGCAATTACCACCTCATATACAGATTGGGATATTTTTTGAGTTATATCCGCTGTTAAAGTTGTCTGGGCCATAGCAGGAACCAAACTGAACCATAACAAACATAGTATCCCCATACTCGCCTTCTGCATGCCTTTCTCCTTTTTAATTATGTATTTCTCTTTTGATCTCTTTGACATCATAACTGCTAGACTCAAAGTCTTCCTTTAAACTTTCAAATGCCCTTTGCCAATCAATATCCTTACTACAGGTAAAATAATCCACAGCACAATAAGAATGTTCCGGCCAGGTATGAATAGCCAAATGACTTTCTGCTATAACCACGACCCCACTCACCCCATAAGGACTAAATTGATGAAAAACATTATCCACAATATGGGCGCCACTCAATTCAGCAGCCTTTAGCAACGCAGACCTAACCCCATCCACATGGGATATTATATCAGGATTACAATCGTAGAGATCAACTACAAACTGTTGTCCCAGTAGCATAATATTATCTCCTTAGGATTAGTTCCAATTCAACCATTCCTTATGATAACTGTGAACAACCTTAGGATCATCCAGAGTCGATATAGTATCATAAATATTGTTCCTGTCCGAGCCAAATTGGAAGACCTGGGCAACAACACCATCATTCAAATATTTGGTAGGAACCTTCAATTCAATGTCATGAATCCGTGAAGGACCATTATAAGCCATGTTAAAACCCCAATCCCCAAAAGAAGGAACATAACAATGATAGGAATCTACATTAGCAAATCCACCAGCCTGTATACTATTATGAATGGTCCAAAAAGTTTTCCTCGCATGATAAGGGCTGGTAGACTGAACCACAAGAACCCCATACATAGCTAGACTATTATGCAATATTCTATAGAATTCCCGGCTATACATACGCCCGAGGGACACATTATTCGGATCAGGCAAATCGGAGATGATCAAATCATATTGATGCTCCCCATGATCCTTGGCAAAAATAAAGGCATCCACATTATGAACATGAACAATCGGATTGGATAAGCTATCCTCATTGGCTGCCCTAAGATAAGGATAGGATCGAGCCAACCTAACAATTTCTGGATCAATATCTACCAAATCAATATGATCAACACTGGGGTATTTCAAGATTTCCCTAACGGCTAAACCATCGCCCCCTCCCAAGATTAGAACTTTACGGGGATGATCCAACAGGCCCATGGGTATATGAATCAAAGCCTCATGATAACGGTATTCATCGACAGTTGAGAACTGAAGATTCCCATTAATGAACATCCTCAAGTCATCTTTTTTCCTTGTCATAATCACGCTTTGGTATTTTGTCTCCTTAGATAGAACAATAGGATCACGATACAAAGAATTGCTCCAGGTAGTAATCAGGGACCAGGAGAACACAAACACAAGGAGGAGACATAAAGTAGCCACGATATTGGCCAGAATAAGCCTTAAACGCAGCCCTCTGGATAAACGATCCTTAAAACACCACAAGTTGATAAAACCAATAGCCATATTCACAAGGCCAAAGAACAATGAACTCCGAAAAGTCCCCAGCAGAGGAAGAAGGACAAAGGGAAACAACAAAGTGGCTAACAAGGACCCCACATAGTCGACAGATAAAACATTAGAGATATTCACTTTCAAGGAGTAATAATGCTCCATAATTCTTGTCAGAAGGGGAATCTCCAACCCAATGAGCACACCAATGAGTATAATGACAATAGCCATGATCAATTCATAGCTCTGTGTATATCCATAAGCCAAATACAGGATAGGTATACTCAATCCCCCAAGAAGCCCCAGAATGATCTCAATCTGAATAAAATGTCCCATCAAATTATCTTTTATCTTACGGGACAGATAAGAGCCTCCTCCCATAGCGGCCATATACAAACCAATTGTAATAGAGAACTGGCGTATACTGTCACCAAGAAAATAAGAGGATGCCGTACTGATTAGCAATTCATATATAATAGAACAAAGCCCTGCCAAAAAGACAGAGCTTATAAGAACAACAGAATCCTTATTCCCCTTCACCCAAGAACACTCCTGGGATCCATAATATACAGACTGTTATTTACCATAACCGGGTCCTCCTCCATAGCTACTAGAGCCACCAACACTCCCGGATCTAAAAGAACGGGAAGAACCATTATAGTAGTGACGAGAACCACCGGAATAAAATATAGAAGGGCCATGATGATAACCGCCATAACCAGCATATCCCCAGCCTCTAAAACTCATAAAAAACAATACAATAACAATAACAACCACAACGATGATCACTGTTAAACCTGGCTTATCATTCATTATTATCTCCTGTAGAATCTTTAATTGATCTTCGATTGACCCAAATAATAGAGCCCAAAGCAAGGATAGCGAACAACCAACCTGCTAAAGTAAAGGGAAGGGTAGAAGCCCAATAAGCTATAACCTTAACCTCGATATCCTGTTGGGCTAGATCATTATGATTGGTATTAATCCGAAAACCATACTGACCTGGTTCTGGTATGGTAAACTTTGTATTCAACATAGTATCAGAGTCAGTCCAGGCCCCTTCTGAGTCATATCCCGTTTCATAATACAAATCTTTGGACACACTTAACAGGACATTGGAATTCTTATCAAGAAGATCCACTAACACTGTGTTTTGACCACCAGCTTGATCCAGATTCTGGGATACCTTTACACTAATAACTTGATTCTTACGAGATATCTCAAAGGAAGAAATAAGTCCCCCCTCACTGGAAAGGGTCACATCCTGGATAGTCTTACCGGAATTATTAATAAAAAGGGACAAAACAAAAAAGATCACAGATGTAAGAACACAACCTAAAATATATATTTCCTGTTTTTTCATCATGACCTCCTATTTTAAGTTCAACATAATAACAACAGCGATGGCAATAGTGATTACCCCTTCAAGAAAACCGGCACCAACGTTTTGATCCCTTTGGATCTCTTCATGTAAAGTACTTTTAGGAATGATCACCCTATCAAAGAACCATCGAATCAATGGCAAAAGAATAAAAATAAACACACTGGTAATAAAGAAATCCCTGATGTTAATAACCCAGGATATAAAGTTGCCTGAAGTAGCCCCAAGAAGAATAACACCGATAGCAATTAAAGAGCCACCGAAGGACATACCTGCGGCTACATTATCCCGTTCAATCTCAACGTGAACATCATAGGAAGTAATAAAATTATATACGAAACCTGCCAGAATCAATACGAATTGTCCAAGAAGGTAGAACACAATCACTGATAACAGACCGCCCCCTTCCCCTTGTATTGATCCAGCAATTATCAAGGCAGAAGCAACATAAGAACCAAACTGAACGGCACCAGTCCCCACATTACGATCTTCAATGATTTCTTTACGGTTAGAGAACTTATACAATACAAGTTTATCATTAATGATACGGGACAAGTTTAAGAGAATAATACCAAAAGCAGAGTATCCACCTACCACTTTTACATCCTGCCATAAACCTAAAGAAGGCCCCATAAGAGCACCAATATAAATGATCAATACTCCCAAAAGATAACCGGCCACACTTACAGCTACAGCAGGATTATCCTTTGAAGTTAGCTCCTCATCAAGGGAATAAGGGGTTAATACATCATTGATGAATTTGGCTATCACCAATAAGGCAACAAATAAAATAACAAGCGACCCGCCATAGGCTATTTCATACAATAACTCATTCATTATCCGTGTCTCCTTCATTACTGAAAATATTAATTTGGGATGGATTCAGATACTGACTGACATAAGCCTCAATACCACCGGATTCCCACTTCTCTATGCTAAAATTATACATTTGATCTTCCGATTCAAAATCAACATATTGATAGGTCTCTGGTTGATTTTTATCTCCATTGCGATAGAAATTGGCCTTACCCGCTTCTTCAAAGTAGTACTTGCGTCCATCATAGGTAAGGGAGCCTTTTCCTTTTTTCTTCATAGCTTTTACATCGTCCCAAGTAACTGGTACTTGATTAGCATTTAATTTATCCAAAGTGAGAGTCACTATGAGTTCATCATCCTCTTCATATTCAAGCCAAACCTTGCCTCTCCCATCATTACCCTCTAGTTCATACCAATAGTATCCTCCAGACTGGTAAGTATGTTTGGCTTCGATACTCATATCAAAGGAAGCCTTGTCCCAACCGACATTCATTAAGCTAACCACACCGCCAACACCGACATTGGGCAGACTAAGATCTTTCTTCCTAGCCTTCAAAGATGACTTATCTTTTTTCTTAAAAACTAGATACAATCCTATACCTAGAATCAATAATAATATTAAGAACTTCATCTGTTTGATTTTCTCCTTTTCGTCCTTAGCAAACGCTGGACTTTTGACTTATTTGAATTACCCCCGTTACGAGCTTTTTTTATTGATTTACTGATATGTAATGTCGATTCATATTCTTCGATAAATCCACTACTTATAATACCAGTCGGCAATGCGACTAGGCCAACACCAAGGAGGGCCACAATACCGGCCAGTATCTTTCCCCACAAAGTAATCGGATAAACATCTCCATAGCCAACAGTTGTCAGAGTCGCGATAGCCCACCAGAAGGAAGCTATGATATTGGGAAAAGCTTCAGGCTGTTTGTCCGTTTCCAGGTAGAACATAGCCGTAGAGGCAAAAAGCATCAGAATAAAGGTCACAAACATGGTGACGATTAGCTTTTCTTTGGCCCTATTTAAAACACGACCCAATAACTGTAGTGAATTGGAATAACGATTAATCTTAAGAATTCTAAGTAATCTAGTTAATCTGAGCACCCTAATAAAACGCAGATCAATAGTGAACAAGAAAGGAATATAAAAAGGAATGATAGCAAACAAATCTATCAGAGCCATAGGGGTCAGTACATAATACAATAAGCTTCTTAGACGTGATGAGGCTGGATACTTCAGATCTGAGGTCAATAAACGGAGTAAATATTCAATAGTAAAAAAGCTTATTGATATGATCTCGATGAGTCGAAATAACGATTCATACTGTTCATTTACCTGAGGAAAAGACTCCAATATAATGGATATTATATTAATAGATATCAGAATAATGACGGTTTTATCAAACACCAGACTTGGAGTTTCAAACTTATTACCTGCAGGTTCAATTATATTAAATAGTTTTTTTCTTAGTACGATAAACGTCACAATATCGTCATCATAACTAAGAAATGCAATTTTTCCTAGTGAAATATTAAACACTAAGTACAATACCTATTACAGAGGGTCTAAGCATTTTTTTGATTTGGTTCAAGGAAAGGAGAGGACGGGACTAGTGTTCACAGATACACTGAGGTCCCGCCTTCTCAACATGCCTATACTAATTAAACAAACAAAGTCATTACATTAAGGATACAAAAAGAATCATATCTTTACATTTTGGGAAGAGGATCGTGTTCGGCTCTATTATAAATATCCTCTAACTGATTAGTAGATAGGGATTTTTCCAATAGGTAGGACCCAATTAGATACACAATGATAAGTGTAATATTAGTCACCACTGTAAAACCTAAGCCCATAGTAGACGACTGAAACACCAAGATAGGTAATTTTGCACTAGCCCAAATGGTCAAAAAGAATATGACATTGCTGTAACGTGCTCCTTTATTGAGCATTAATGCCGCTACAGGAAAAGCGGCGACTAAAGGACCTGCGGAGAAGGTACCAAAAAGAAAAGCTATACTAATACCAAGTAGACCCGATTCTTTGCCCATGATTTTGATCATCGTTTCCCTGGGAACCCAAACATCTAATAAACCAATGAGAATAAAGATGGGAGGTAAAACTTTCAGCATTTCCCAGAATTGAAACACCCCTTGCCCTGCCGCATGAAAAGCATCTTCCCTCGAATACAGAAAGGTTCCTATCATTAAAATGATAGCGGCTATCATCATGTTATTAGGTTTTCGTAATCTCATAGAATCACTCCAACAACTCCTGCGACGATAACAGCTGCAAATAAGGCCAAAGCATTACGTCTTAAGGTGGAAGCTAGGCCGAAAAACTTGGTTTCTGCCTG from Spirochaeta cellobiosiphila DSM 17781 harbors:
- a CDS encoding polyamine aminopropyltransferase; amino-acid sequence: MKGNKDSVVLISSVFLAGLCSIIYELLISTASSYFLGDSIRQFSITIGLYMAAMGGGSYLSRKIKDNLMGHFIQIEIILGLLGGLSIPILYLAYGYTQSYELIMAIVIILIGVLIGLEIPLLTRIMEHYYSLKVNISNVLSVDYVGSLLATLLFPFVLLPLLGTFRSSLFFGLVNMAIGFINLWCFKDRLSRGLRLRLILANIVATLCLLLVFVFSWSLITTWSNSLYRDPIVLSKETKYQSVIMTRKKDDLRMFINGNLQFSTVDEYRYHEALIHIPMGLLDHPRKVLILGGGDGLAVREILKYPSVDHIDLVDIDPEIVRLARSYPYLRAANEDSLSNPIVHVHNVDAFIFAKDHGEHQYDLIISDLPDPNNVSLGRMYSREFYRILHNSLAMYGVLVVQSTSPYHARKTFWTIHNSIQAGGFANVDSYHCYVPSFGDWGFNMAYNGPSRIHDIELKVPTKYLNDGVVAQVFQFGSDRNNIYDTISTLDDPKVVHSYHKEWLNWN
- the speD gene encoding adenosylmethionine decarboxylase produces the protein MLLGQQFVVDLYDCNPDIISHVDGVRSALLKAAELSGAHIVDNVFHQFSPYGVSGVVVIAESHLAIHTWPEHSYCAVDYFTCSKDIDWQRAFESLKEDFESSSYDVKEIKREIHN
- a CDS encoding DUF4178 domain-containing protein, producing MKFLILLLILGIGLYLVFKKKDKSSLKARKKDLSLPNVGVGGVVSLMNVGWDKASFDMSIEAKHTYQSGGYYWYELEGNDGRGKVWLEYEEDDELIVTLTLDKLNANQVPVTWDDVKAMKKKGKGSLTYDGRKYYFEEAGKANFYRNGDKNQPETYQYVDFESEDQMYNFSIEKWESGGIEAYVSQYLNPSQINIFSNEGDTDNE
- a CDS encoding permease, producing MRLRKPNNMMIAAIILMIGTFLYSREDAFHAAGQGVFQFWEMLKVLPPIFILIGLLDVWVPRETMIKIMGKESGLLGISIAFLFGTFSAGPLVAAFPVAALMLNKGARYSNVIFFLTIWASAKLPILVFQSSTMGLGFTVVTNITLIIVYLIGSYLLEKSLSTNQLEDIYNRAEHDPLPKM
- a CDS encoding DUF350 domain-containing protein is translated as MNELLYEIAYGGSLVILFVALLVIAKFINDVLTPYSLDEELTSKDNPAVAVSVAGYLLGVLIIYIGALMGPSLGLWQDVKVVGGYSAFGIILLNLSRIINDKLVLYKFSNRKEIIEDRNVGTGAVQFGSYVASALIIAGSIQGEGGGLLSVIVFYLLGQFVLILAGFVYNFITSYDVHVEIERDNVAAGMSFGGSLIAIGVILLGATSGNFISWVINIRDFFITSVFIFILLPLIRWFFDRVIIPKSTLHEEIQRDQNVGAGFLEGVITIAIAVVIMLNLK
- a CDS encoding ion transporter, coding for MFNISLGKIAFLSYDDDIVTFIVLRKKLFNIIEPAGNKFETPSLVFDKTVIILISINIISIILESFPQVNEQYESLFRLIEIISISFFTIEYLLRLLTSDLKYPASSRLRSLLYYVLTPMALIDLFAIIPFYIPFLFTIDLRFIRVLRLTRLLRILKINRYSNSLQLLGRVLNRAKEKLIVTMFVTFILMLFASTAMFYLETDKQPEAFPNIIASFWWAIATLTTVGYGDVYPITLWGKILAGIVALLGVGLVALPTGIISSGFIEEYESTLHISKSIKKARNGGNSNKSKVQRLLRTKRRKSNR
- a CDS encoding ankyrin repeat domain-containing protein, giving the protein MQKASMGILCLLWFSLVPAMAQTTLTADITQKISQSVYEVVIADAPDDPLEYEKELPWDQVPYQVRNDPYQSIGTAFAVGPNLFLSAAHVFTLEQHTQQGEFSLRDSDGTTYPVDQVLKYDNNKDFILFTTKNMNNEVYLDISDDLELNQGVYAVGNAYGEGVIIRNGLLTSLTPEAEKGAWKWLRFSAPASPGNSGGPLLNSEGKVIGIVRAKNENENLNYGLSISDVGELKAGKGTLHLNWRYVLPNINHKYHNIFEYDFDLPQSYQNLQKELPVYYDSSLKESLDALLEEYKKELFPNDSGSKDMLRKTYASMFPCLIHEKDDSTWGLAAPSDIETFELSQGGYMKAGSLAKDTYWQIELPRNDHSWEYFDDPERLIDLYLEGDKITRNIGSSEIRITSFGKPSKTEWITDQWDRRWLMVINDLPFADYQSIITALPTPSGMIGLTILVPTNASYSIQLDIKTMINYIYLSFNATYDQWKYYLDHKENLSDLFVQTRFEYDAKGEFLFESDEVAMSYDEDLVPISDDSKLFAVTGFYPIGSKVRWDYSRLFFYENETSANYFGLEKVYPPIGALDKDQIELWQKLTEEQYPYNKDPYLSKGNTFIHGTRPVVEEQDEPSAVWEYYLSQQGNKNKKYMATQLTKLELGFKLKDRELPLELNSKGLALIEGLTIFDSIRSGNKQVFDEFINRRVDMEARDDDFSTPLVLAIKEEQWEMAQVLLDYNVSLDEVDKEGRSALFYSLYKGQNTMATQMIDRGAPVNLSPGVSYSLLMAAIDHSSEAIVLDLLEKGSSVNGLTTGGWTVLHAALRQDKEKVSLKLIPLMDDINAPDSKGWTPLLLAARYGSMDINKALVEAGADPHTQIKQSGAGALTLSLLNGDYPDVPNYYISLGLDVDQEQPNGWTPLMTSIRYGNEEQIKQILESATTVDNGSDPQWTPVMLAIRYGTPELVLDMIEKGYSSKTPSSADSSALILASRYSSLEVVRKLVSQEASLEDTSPDGYTPLMMALRYGKKDIASYLIDAGSSVNVDNEQGWSPLRLALRYDEEETIQKLIRRGAKIDQGQNKEGWTDLHLAVRYDSARVARLLMSQDVRINYRNAQGYTALHLAVSYNPNIVMYLIDKGAGVNLLDNQGNTPLHRAVIAGNTKVVQLLLEYGADKNISNKEGLLPGDLVPDSNEALQSLFKG